Part of the Nakamurella alba genome is shown below.
CACGGGTCAGGCCGCAGAACTGGCCGTAGGTCCGCGTCGTCATCGCCGGCGCGACCGGAAGTAGCTGAGCCTGCGGACCCCGCTCGATGTCTCCGCCACAGTCATGCCCGAGTCGAGCCGGAGCGGTTCGCCCGTCCAGTTGTCGAACAGTCGCCGGCCTCTGCCGACCACCACCGGATGCACCAGCAGCTGCAGGTCGTTCAGCAGACGGGCCTGCAGCAGCCCCACCACGAGATCGATGCTGCCGGCGACGGTGATCGGCTCACCCGCACCGGCCGTCAGTTCCCGCACGACCCCGGCGAGATCCCCACGTGGGCGCAGGATCCGGCTGTTCTCCCAGTCCGCCTTCTCGAGAGTGTCCGACACAACGACCTTCTCCATGCTGTTCAGGTGCTTCGCCAGCGGCACGGAGTCGTCGCGCAGCGGCCAGGAGGCTGCGAAGTTCTCGTAGGTCCGGCGCCCCAGGAGCAGCGTCGAGGCGTCCTCCTGCTCGTCGTTCACGAGCTCGAGCAGCTCGTCGTCGACGAACGGGAAATGCCACTCCTCGGGCGACTCGACGACGCCGTCCAGGCTGATGAACAGCTGGGCGGTGAGGTAGCGGGTCATCGAGCGGTCCGGGCGACGAAG
Proteins encoded:
- a CDS encoding dihydrofolate reductase family protein → MTRYLTAQLFISLDGVVESPEEWHFPFVDDELLELVNDEQEDASTLLLGRRTYENFAASWPLRDDSVPLAKHLNSMEKVVVSDTLEKADWENSRILRPRGDLAGVVRELTAGAGEPITVAGSIDLVVGLLQARLLNDLQLLVHPVVVGRGRRLFDNWTGEPLRLDSGMTVAETSSGVRRLSYFRSRRR